One genomic window of Monodelphis domestica isolate mMonDom1 chromosome 1, mMonDom1.pri, whole genome shotgun sequence includes the following:
- the KBTBD11 gene encoding kelch repeat and BTB domain-containing protein 11, whose amino-acid sequence MENSVASCVLYSGEGQVNGSKPGTTFNKGLSGENRDQGSVLPTPGETDLQHLDTDEEFSGTRTNGAEAAGLPVHTPCSLSSSLCFNPVNKSPLQPCATAASAAEGAEVSPPASTCKGNRVVKNQWEINNSNATSKESGQEEEEAAGADQRSTTLPPPQPVTYCVPTGAQPRKEPLHPRDPKSCVGEEGGGGGSSSSTSSSSSSSSSHSRRGICSIDQSNVPAGGALREEPDLVIEVAGHRIQAHKSVLAAKSDYFRARSSREILRVKGVSYSALRLLVDYLYTGHMGEVKQDNVAEVIAGARFLQMPCALQCATDAMRAQLTLGNCYQVLSLAKQQRLSELREAAYRFMSDHYLQVLREPSIYGRLTGSERDLILQRRMEAGRSCLLVAEINDVFERVGSRPQSRESSRPQSPSASVLSPGEQPPTPPPALASSEEEGSHSDSVIYYYQEADKEWKVLTRLPEGANAKGCAMCILYNYLFLAGGILQGGPEGRPRLSDKVFCYNPVTDTWTTVRSLSQPRSQLKLLALDGYLYAVGGECLFSVERYDPRTDRWSAVAPLPKGGFAVAHEATTCNGEIYVSGGSLFYRLLKYDPRRDEWQECPCSSSRKRSADMVTLKGFIYRFDLCGARGESVAGASASSGSGGVNVFRYHCLAKRWSQCASNLRPPGEPSGLQPFRCTALDGTIYCVNRAGAWRFSLSEEGEPGEDGGQKGVFEQEQLKPPFDARGVLFPFVLTLPERPDKGEAGAL is encoded by the coding sequence CTACTCTGGGGAAGGCCAAGTAAATGGTTCAAAACCTGGGACCACCTTTAACAAAGGATTAAGTGGGGAGAACAGGGACCAAGGATCTGTTCTTCCGACACCTGGGGAGACGGACTTGCAGCACCTAGACACAGATGAAGAGTTCTCAGGGACTCGAACCAATGGAGCGGAAGCGGCTGGACTTCCAGTACATACGCCTTGCAGTCTCAGCTCGTCCTTGTGTTTTAACCCCGTGAACAAATCTCCACTGCAACCTTGTGCAACTGCGGCTTCCGCGGCAGAGGGTGCTGAAGTCTCTCCCCCCGCCTCTACTTGCAAAGGAAATCGGGTAGTGAAGAACCAGTGGGAAATCAACAATTCTAATGCCACTTCCAAAGAGTCgggacaggaggaggaggaggctgctGGGGCAGACCAGCGAAGTACAACACTGCCGCCGCCACAGCCTGTCACTTATTGTGTCCCGACCGGAGCACAGCCCAGGAAGGAACCACTGCATCCTAGGGACCCAAAGAGCTGCGTGGGGGAGGAGGGCGGAGgcggtggcagcagcagcagcacaagcagcagcagcagcagtagcagtagccaCAGCCGCCGTGGAATCTGCAGCATCGACCAGAGCAATGTTCCAGCGGGGGGCGCTTTGAGAGAAGAACCGGACCTGGTAATCGAAGTGGCTGGACACCGCATCCAGGCGCACAAATCAGTACTGGCTGCCAAGAGCGACTACTTCAGAGCACGTTCTTCTAGGGAGATCCTGCGAGTGAAGGGGGTAAGCTACTCCGCACTTCGGCTTCTAGTGGATTACCTCTACACGGGACACATGGGGGAAGTGAAGCAGGACAATGTGGCTGAGGTGATCGCTGGGGCGCGCTTCCTCCAAATGCCCTGCGCCCTGCAGTGCGCCACTGACGCCATGCGGGCACAGCTAACCCTTGGTAACTGCTACCAGGTACTGAGCCTGGCCAAGCAACAGAGGCTCAGCGAGCTCCGGGAGGCTGCCTATCGTTTCATGAGCGACCACTACCTCCAAGTGCTGCGGGAGCCGTCCATTTATGGTCGCCTGACTGGCTCTGAGCGAGACCTTATCCTCCAGCGCAGGATGGAGGCAGGTCGCAGCTGCCTCCTTGTGGCCGAGATTAATGATGTTTTTGAGCGGGTGGGCAGCAGACCCCAGAGCCGGGAGAGCAGCAGGCCCCAGAGTCCATCTGCCTCTGTCTTGTCTCCTGGGGAACAGCCACCCACGCCACCCCCAGCCCTAGCATCATCTGAGGAGGAGGGTAGTCACAGTGACTCGGTCATCTACTACTACCAGGAGGCAGATAAGGAGTGGAAGGTCCTGACTCGGCTACCTGAGGGGGCTAATGCCAAAGGCTGTGCCATGTGCATTCTTTACAACTACCTCTTCCTGGCTGGGGGCATCTTGCAAGGGGGACCTGAGGGGCGGCCGCGTCTGTCAGACAAAGTCTTCTGCTATAACCCAGTGACTGACACTTGGACCACAGTTCGGTCCCTAAGCCAGCCCCGTTCCCAACTAAAGTTGCTGGCCCTGGACGGCTACCTCTATGCAGTGGGTGGTGAATGCCTGTTTAGTGTGGAGCGCTATGACCCCCGCACTGACCGATGGAGTGCTGTAGCTCCACTGCCCAAGGGTGGCTTCGCTGTGGCCCACGAAGCCACCACATGTAATGGAGAAATTTACGTCTCAGGGGGCTCCCTTTTCTACCGCTTGCTCAAGTATGACCCTCGACGGGACGAGTGGCAGGAGTGCCCATGTAGCAGCAGTCGAAAGCGCTCTGCAGATATGGTGACCCTCAAAGGTTTTATCTATCGCTTTGACCTGTGTGGGGCAAGAGGGGAGTCAGTGGCTGGAGCTTCAGCTTCTAGTGGGAGTGGAGGGGTCAATGTGTTCCGTTATCACTGCCTGGCCAAGCGATGGAGTCAGTGCGCTTCGAACCTGCGGCCGCCTGGTGAGCCATCTGGCCTTCAGCCTTTCCGCTGCACTGCTCTGGATGGAACTATCTACTGCGTGAATAGGGCAGGGGCCTGGCGTTTCAGCCTCTCGGAAGAAGGGGAACCTGGCGAGGATGGAGGCCAGAAGGGGGTCTTCGAGCAAGAGCAGCTCAAACCCCCCTTTGATGCTCGAGGGGTCCTTTTCCCCTTTGTGCTCACTTTGCCAGAGAGGCCAGACAAAGGGGAGGCTGGAGCACTGTAA